Proteins from a single region of Bos javanicus breed banteng chromosome 7, ARS-OSU_banteng_1.0, whole genome shotgun sequence:
- the LOC133251978 gene encoding olfactory receptor 7E24-like — MYLVTMLGNLLIILAVTSDPHLHTPMYFFLSNLSLADIGFVSTTVPKMIVNILTHSRVISYGGCLTQMSFLILFECMDGMLRSMMAYDRFVAICHPLHYPFIMNPHLCFSLVFVSFFGSLMDSQVHNLIVLQLTCFKDVEIYNYFCDPSLLLKLACSDTFTNNIILYFSGAIFAFVLVSGIFFSYYKIISSILRVPSSGGRYKAFSTCGSHLTVVCLYYGTGLGMYLSSAISQSPRKDSLASVIYTVVTPMLNPFIYSLRNRDIKRALCRFLNKTI; from the coding sequence ATGTACCTGGTCACCATGCTGGGgaacctgctcatcatcctggctGTCACCTctgacccccacctccacacccccatgtacttcttcctctccaacctgtccttGGCTGACATTGGTTTCGTTTCCACCACAGTCCCCAAGATGATTGTGAACATCCTAACTCACAGCAGAGTCATCTCCTATGGGGGCTGCCTGACACAGATgtcttttttaatcctttttgaaTGTATGGATGGTATGCTGCGGTCTATGATGGCCTATGACAGGTTTGTGGCCATCTGTCACCCACTGCACTACCCATTCATCATGAACCCACACCTCTGTTTCTCTTtagtttttgtgtctttttttggtAGCCTTATGGACTCCCAGGTACACAATTTGATTGTTCTACAACTTACCTGCTTCAAAGATGTAGAAATTTATAATTACTTCTGTGACCCTTCTCTGCTCCTTAAGCTTGCCTGTTCTGACACTTTCACCAATAATATAATCCTGTATTTTTCTGGTGCCATTTTTGCTTTTGTCCTTGTCTCAGGGATCTTTTTCTcttattacaaaattatttcctCCATTTTGAGAGTCCCGTCATCAGGTGGGAGGTATAAAGCATTCTCTACCTGTGGCTCTCACCTGACAGTTGTTTGCTTATATTATGGAACAGGCCTTGGTATGTACCTCAGCTCAGCCATCTCACAGTCTCCCAGGAAGGATTCACTGGCCTCAGTTATCTACACTGTGGTcacccccatgctgaaccccttcatctacagcctgaggaaccGAGACATCAAAAGGGCCTTGTGCAGATTCCTTAACAAAACAATCTAA